Within the Flavobacterium sp. CG_23.5 genome, the region AATTATTTCACATGAAAATAAGACTCTTTTTGATTTTGTTTTTGAATATAATGGCTTTGTCTGCTCAAAATAAAGTGGTGGTGTTTTTTGATTTTAATCAAGATGAAATGAATGAAAAATCAAATGAAGAATTTTGTAAATGGATAGAAAATTCAAAAGACAAAGAGATTTTAAAAATTCAAGGCTTCTGCGATAGTATTGATTCGAATTCCTACAATAAAGATTTATCCTTCCGAAGAGCGAATAATGTGCTTGCTCTTTTAGAGCGGAATAAAGTTCAAATAAATAAAAATTTTGAATTGAAAGGATTGGGAGAAGATTTTCAACAATCAAAAAATGCAAGCGAAAACCGAAAAGTTTTAATTTATTATCACGATAAGCTGGCCATAAAATCTTCTGGTCCAAAAAAAATAAAAGGAGGAAGTTTAAGTATTGAAGATAATCAAGATAAAAAAGTCGTAAATAATGAAACACAAAAAAATGGGGCTCTAATTGAAAAAATTAATAATTCTAAAGTGGGGGATTTAGTAAAACTGGAAAATTTAAATTTTTATTTCAACTCCGAAAAAATTATTTTAGAATCAGAACCCATTCTTTTAGATCTTCTTCAAGTTTTGAAAACGAACCCTCGATTAAAAATTGATATACATGGGCATATTTGTTGTAATAGCAACCCAAATGATGTTAAGCTTTCTTACAGAAGATCAAAATTTGTTTTTGATTATTTAATAAAAAACGGAATCGCAACATCCAGATTGGGGTATAGAGGATATGGTAGTAATAGGCCCATATATGCGTTACCAGAAAAAAATGAAGCAGAGCGAATTGCAAATAGAAGAGTTGAGATTCTTATTGTCAAAAATTAGTGTAATAAATCTAAAGTAGAAGAGATGACGAACGAAAGAAAGCAAACGTTCTGACTGATGCCCAAGAAATGGCTGAAGCATATT harbors:
- a CDS encoding OmpA family protein, which codes for MKIRLFLILFLNIMALSAQNKVVVFFDFNQDEMNEKSNEEFCKWIENSKDKEILKIQGFCDSIDSNSYNKDLSFRRANNVLALLERNKVQINKNFELKGLGEDFQQSKNASENRKVLIYYHDKLAIKSSGPKKIKGGSLSIEDNQDKKVVNNETQKNGALIEKINNSKVGDLVKLENLNFYFNSEKIILESEPILLDLLQVLKTNPRLKIDIHGHICCNSNPNDVKLSYRRSKFVFDYLIKNGIATSRLGYRGYGSNRPIYALPEKNEAERIANRRVEILIVKN